A section of the Gallus gallus isolate bGalGal1 chromosome 4, bGalGal1.mat.broiler.GRCg7b, whole genome shotgun sequence genome encodes:
- the LOC430303 gene encoding prolow-density lipoprotein receptor-related protein 1 isoform X2 has translation MGRPPPLRLLLAILILRSAAGAEARRAPPTSPTCAASRQAACGDVCIPISWLCDGEQQCPDGTDELCDAPCGGDPHVWQCDDGRCVASSWRCDGAADCPDGSDEQDCVCGAKKLQCPGTHHCIPHWELCDRHQDCADGWDEEGCPLQPCLPGQWQCRNRVCIVAEWKCNGVDDCGDSSDEDICAPCPPGMVRCDEGKCILESLMCNDEDDCLDGTDEPSTCGRSCFVRNGGCAESCTDTHWGVQCSCGSGWVLQADGQSCADVDECSLEYSPCSQLCRNTPGTFSCACLEGYLLRHGTFCEVADNATQLLVAVGEDLALLDVRTQTYRPVLSTEAELRALVYDLLRETYYWLTEEGELCAHLPGKGVQLLYADAGEVNSISVDWFTGQLYWASSHPAAICAGLGDGRGYVTVLGKDVVPEQLTVYPSARSLYWVNRGLRGRTVIAAAGMDGSNRQELTVVSMEEPVGLSLDYVAGRLYWISEYKESIETLRVDGSGRHSFPAVLRSHTEPLGLAVFESRFFWADGTELVSASQASPQEHAVLLRAPVSAFTVLHALQQPPRDTAACAPGLCSHLCLLSPVHPRGYRCACPEGLYLQPSGKCTELSIVYSSRTAISLLQVGPGTHSKQVQEWQEAFHLQDVDWKRSVLYGTDDSGALLRVVGHPGKRETIVTGLPVCSARVDIRSGNLYWLACNRRDIGVTKVSDLTPRILHRARSSIQHLFLDWQRGALYWLARGQPLQQLSLAGGSPWDAWNETWPGELPAAMDSKAFSLLWSSALGLRALSLTKQQAVTLAPSWSHGLVAAFEPYLISVNETALLLWDRRTLTLVLSVPATGVQGVVAFVGSELQEVPASKGPALPLPPPVTTTTRTTTATSAQPTTSTTQLPLSKTTAAPTTPATTTKSTTTLTTTSLSATTTTASAPTTTWTTSNKTTTVQVATTSTATTRSLPTKPAVPQLSTSTQPPTTPALAVPPTPLFGPSPPHPPTRFSHLSCPRTHMPCRDGAECVAQEYVCDGEKDCADGSDEDECAQLCDAPGAFHCASSTTCVEANERCDGVPQCPDASDEMGCWSPTQDCALRCDAATRCVPESWLCDGHADCLDHTDEQGCVPKKCSASEFPCRSGQCVALALRCDGDPDCRDGSDEEGCAVPRPLLCRPGEVACSHSGECVPEAWRCDGVADCRDSTDEQGCPLEDQQCGERQWGCSHGHECIPDAWRCDRESDCSDGSDEAGCHPTPCLSHEYPCGLGICLNASLVCSGQQDCADGSDEGGNCSLPCQRPCSQLCYPSPQGPRCWCTPGYQLAEDGMSCVDVDECTEQGKRTCSQICLNAPGTYSCGCLSGYLLEPDGHICKLSGPEPMLLVAVQSEVLSYGLRSGREEVLLTSDKERTIFSLDYDLVERKVFWMDLATESISWQSLDSRKKGTLVKGVRSDCIAVDWIGRNLYWTDGVAGQVLATSLETTWRGKPEYTMVLDGDLDQPHSLVLQPLAGMLYWSEVGNQPRLMEATMDGRRQRVLLAQGLGWPTALALDLPTSRLFWLDEKLGSVGSTHLDGTDVKVLQLRWVQSPFAAAVCEGQLYWSERKAWSVQQVDKATGKNRTVLLKRHGQPHGLQVMHPALRLAAPNPCTARGCSHLCLLSSRHAGQCRCPIGMTLADDETTCLPLHTSAFALLVSPAAVMQVYLKDMPPTAGAQGLPQHRALPLAKVGRLTAVDYMVKDKSLYFAEVGSDSIGLLRLKDSGRLSWKKVVAVEGMVVSLALDWLSGNLYWIEGQPTSIHVATAGGRWALVLLSEGLQGAAWLALCPRASTMCFITAAGSRRPGAAVECAAMDGSGRRVVWSRARSPAGLTFGGASTRLYWADQERGAIGSVELDGSHFRLVREGLHGLRLFAIGDGFLLWSTTTTNGSSKVWHSRLEQAKSWWFLMEQELVALRIYSQFSQEGTNGCTKNNGGCAQLCLPNPAGRQCRCSPGYHLVRGVTCAPVPPCPALLRACADLQSCISAQQVCDGHPDCTDGSDELGCTFEEAKTQVPVVSSSRTSRAEEEKPTVPSAAPQQPSPSLPAAPGPRQHGEPFLATPDTEEVLGAMPCSSETCNLRGECAIEAGRVMCHCALGYRGDYCEEAEVQPLAGPIALGVAVLLLLAAAAVGALAYMRKRDRRRRTSSTASTRVLTLYHRESDPEEEDEEEEELPPKSDTFVNEAYDGKEELPTRLGKGPSRPNTVLP, from the exons ATGGGCCGCCCCCCGCCTCTCCGCCTGCTCCTCGCCATCCTCATCCTTCGCTCCGCCGCCGGGGCCGAGGCCCGCCGCGCCC CCCCCACTAGCCCCACGTGTGCAGCATCACGCCAGGCCGCCTGCGGAGATGTCTGCATCCCCATCTCGTGGCTCTGCgatggggagcagcagtgtCCAGATGGGACGGACGAGCTGTGTG ATGCTCCCTGCGGCGGCGACCCCCATGTCTGGCAGTGTGATGACGGCCGGTGTGTTGCCAGCAGCTGGCGCTGTGACGGTGCTGCCGACTGTCCGGACGGCTCAGATGAGCAGGACTGCG tgtGCGGAGCGAAGAAGCTGCAGTGTCCCGGCACCCACCACTGCATCCCGCACTGGGAGCTGTGCGACCGGCATCAGGACTGCGCGGACGGCTGGGATGAGGAGGGCTGTCCCCTGCAGCCTTGTCTGCCTGGGCAGTGGCAGTGCAGGAACCGGGTATGCATTGTTGCCGAGTGGAAGTGCAACGGGGTTGATGACTGCGGCGATTCTTCAGATGAAGACATCTGCG CCCCCTGCCCACCCGGCATGGTGCGGTGCGATGAGGGGAAGTGCATCCTGGAGTCCCTGATGTGCAATGATGAGGATGACTGCCTAGATGGCACTGACGAGCCCAGCACCTGCG GACGAAGCTGCTTTGTGCGCAATGGGGGCTGCGCAGAGTCGTGCACTGACACACACTGGGGTGTGCAGTGCTCCTGCGGGTCTGGCTGGGTGTTGCAGGCTGACGGGCAGAGCTGCGCTG ACGTGGATGAGTGCTCCCTGGAGTACAGCCCCTGTAGCCAACTGTGCAGGAATACGCCAGGAACTTTCAGCTGTGCCTGCCTCGAGGGCTACCTGCTGCGACACGGCACCTTCTGTGAAGTAGCAG ACAACGCAACGCAGCTCCTGGTGGCAGTTGGGGAGGACCTGGCTCTTCTGGATGTGCGGACCCAGACATACCGGCCCGTGCTCTCCACTGAGGCCGAGCTCCGCGCCCTGGTGTATGATCTGCTCCGTGAAACCTACTACTGGCTGACAGAGGAGGGCGAGCTCTGTGCACACCTGCCAGGGAAGGGTGTGCAGCTCCTCTATGCAG ATGCCGGAGAGGTGAACAGCATCTCCGTGGACTGGTTCACGGGGCAGCTGTACTGGGCCAGCAGCCACCCTGCAGCcatctgtgcagggctgggtgatGGCCGCGGCTATGTGACGGTGCTGGGGAAGGATGTGGTACCAGAGCAGCTGACGGTGTACCCGTCTGCCAG GTCCCTCTACTGGGTCAACCGTGGGCTGAGAGGCCGGACAGTCATTGCTGCAGCTGGCATGGATGGCTCAAACCGTCAGGAACTCACAGTGGTGTCCATGGAAGAGCCTGTAGGGCTCAGCCTGGACTACGTGGCTGGCAGACTATACTGGATCAGCGAATACAAGGAG TCCATAGAGACGCTGCGGGTGGATGGCAGTGGACGCCACTCCTTCCCTGCTGTCCTGCGGAGCCACACAGAGCCTCTGGGCCTGGCTGTGTTTGAGAGCCGCTTCTTCTGGGCTGATGGCACTGAGCTGGTGTCAGCCAGCCAGGCATCTCCACAGGAGCATGCTGTACTGCTCCGGGCCCCTGTCTCAGCCTTCACTGTGTTGCACgcactgcagcagccaccac GAGACACTGCTGCATGCGCTCCGGGCTTGTGCAGCCACCTCTGCCTTCTGTCCCCTGTGCACCCTCGGGGCTACAGGTGTGCATGTCCAGAGGGACTCTACCTCCAGCCTTCAGGGAAATGCACAG AGCTGTCCATCGTGTACTCATCAAGGACAgccatctccctgctgcaggtgggCCCTGGAACACACAGTAAACAGGTGCAGGAGTGGCAGGAGGCCTTCCACCTGCAGGATGTAGACTGGAAGAGGTCAGTGCTCTATGGGACAGATGACAGTGGGGCACTACTGCGTGTTGTGGGACACCCTGGGAAGCGAGAGACCATCGTGACCGGGCTGCCAG TCTGCTCTGCCCGTGTGGACATCCGCTCAGGGAACCTGTACTGGCTTGCATGTAACCGGAGGGACATTGGAGTGACCAAGGTGTCTGACCTGACCCCACGCATCCTGCACCGTGCTCGCAGCAGCATCCAGCACCTCTTCTTGGACTGGCAGCGAGGAGCTCTCTACTGGCTGGCCCGTGGGCAGCCCCTGCAGCAACTGAGcctggctgggggcagcccATGGGATGCTTGGAATGAGACGTGGCCtggagagctgcctgcagccatgGATAGCAAGGCCTTCAGCCTGCTCTGGAGCTCAGCCCTAG GCCTGAGGGCACTGAGTCTGACCAAACAGCAAGCAGTCACACTGGCACCCAGCTGGTCCCATGGCCTCGTGGCTGCCTTTGAGCCCTACCTGATTTCAGTTAACgagacagctctgctgctgtgggaccGGAGGACACTGACTCTCGTGCTGTCTGTGCCAGCAACAGGCGTGCAGGGTGTGGTGGCATTCGTGGGCTCAGAGCTACAGGAAG TGCCAGCAAGCAAAGGACCTGCCCTGCCACTCCCTCCACCTGTGACCACCACTACGAGGACAACCACAGCCACATCTGCTCAGCCCACCACCTCCAccacacagctcccactgagCAAGACCACTGCTGCGCCTACCACGCCTGCAACAACCACCAAGTCTACTACAACACTGACCACCACCAGCCTGTCCGCCACAACCACAACCGCCTCTGCACCAACCACCACATGGACAAcctcaaacaaaacaaccaccGTGCAGGTAGCCACCACCAGCACCGCCACCACCCGGTCCTTGCCAACCAAGCCTGCTGTCCCACAGCTAAGCACTAGCACCCAACCCCCAACCACTCCTGCACTGGCAGTTCCCCCCACTCcactctttgggcccagccctccacaCCCCCCAACCCGGTTCTCCCATCTCTCCTGTCCTCGCACACACATGCCCTGCCGTGACGGCGCTGAGTGCGTGGCCCAGGAGTACGTGTGTGATGGAGAGAAGGACTGTGCGGATGGCTCTGACGAGGATGAGTGTGCCCAGCTCTGTGACGCCCCAG GGGCCTTCCACTGTGCTAGCAGCACCACGTGTGTTGAGGCCAATGAGCGCTGCGATGGGGTGCCACAGTGTCCCGATGCCTCGGACGAGATGGGCTGCTGGAGCCCCACACAGGACTGTGCCCTGCGCTGCGACGCTGCCACCCGCTGCGTCCCCGAGAGCTGGCTGTGTGATGGCCATGCTGACTGCCTGGATCACACCGACGAGCAGGGATGCG TGCCGAAGAAGTGCAGCGCATCTGAATTCCCCTGCCGCAGTGGGCAGTGCGTGGCCCTGGCTCTGCGCTGCGATGGGGACCCTGATTGCCGTGATGGCTCAGATGAGGAGGGCTGTGCCGTGCCCCGGCCTCTGCTGTGCCGCCCAGGCGAGGTGGCCTGTTCCCACAGTGGAGAGTGCGTGCCTGAGGCCTGGCGCTGCGACGGCGTGGCtgactgcagggacagcacagatGAGCAG GGCTGTCCCCTGGAGGACCAGCAGTGCGGTGAACGGCAGTGGGGCTGTTCGCATGGCCATGAGTGCATCCCTGACGCCTGGCGGTGTGACAGAGAGAGCGACTGCAGTGATGGCAGCGACGAggctggct GCCATCCCACTCCCTGCCTGAGCCACGAGTACCCCTGTGGGCTGGGGATCTGCCTGAATGCATCGTTGGTGTGCAGCGGCCAACAGGACTGTGCGGATGGCTCAGATGAGGGGGGGaactgctccctgccctgccagagaccctgctcacagctctgctacCCATCGCCCCAGGGACCT CGTTGCTGGTGCACCCCAGGCTATCAGCTGGCTGAAGATGGCATGTCCTGTGTGGATGTGGATgagtgcacagagcagggcaagAGAACCTGCAGCCAGATCTGCCTCAATGCTCCAGGAACCTACAGCTGTGGCTGCCTCTCTGGCTACCTGCTGGAGCCTGATGGCCACATCTGCAAACTCAGTG GACCAGAGCCcatgctgctggtggctgtgcaATCAGAGGTGCTGTCCTATGGCCTTCGGAGTGGGCGCGAGGAGGTGCTGCTGACCAGTGACAAGGAACGGACCATCTTCTCACTCGACTATGACCTGGTGGAAAGGAAAGTCTTCTGGATGGACCTGGCCACAGAGAGCATCTCCTGGCAGAGTCTAGATTCAAGGAAAAAGGGCACACTGGTGAAAG GTGTGAGATCAGACTGTATCGCTGTGGACTGGATTGGGAGGAACCTGTACTGGACGGACGGGGTGGCAGGGCAGGTGCTGGCCACTTCTCTGGAGACCACCTGGCGAGGGAAACCAGAGTACACCATGGTGCTGGATGGAGACTTGGACCAGCCACATTCCCTGGTGCTCCAGCCTCTGGCTGG GATGCTATACTGGTCAGAGGTGGGGAACCAGCCACGGCTGATGGAGGCCACCATGGATGGAAGGCGGCAGCGTGTGCTGCTGGCGCAGGGCCTGGGCTGGCCCACAGCACTAGCCCTTGACCTCCCCACCTCGAGGCTCTTCTGGCTGGATGAAAAGCTGGGCAGTGTTGGTTCCACACATCTGGATGGCACCGATGTAAAG GTGCTGCAGCTGAGATGGGTCCAGAGCCCTTTTGCAGCGGCTGTGTGTGAGGGGCAGCTCTACTGGTCGGAGAGGAAGGCATGGTCGGTGCAGCAGGTGGACAAGGCCACAGGCAAGAATAGGACCGTGCTGCTCAAGCGACATGGGCAGCCCCATGGCCTTCAG GTGATGCACCCAGCCCTGCGCCTGGCAGCTCCCAACCCATGCACAGCCCGCGGCTGCTCCCACCTGTGCCTGCTGAGCAGCCGGCATGCTGGGCAGTGCCGATGCCCCATTGGGATGACTCTGGCTGACGATGAGACCACCTGCCTGCCCCTCCACACTTCAGCCTTCGCCCTCCTCGTGTCACCAGCAGCCGTGATGCAG GTCTACCTGAAGGACATGCCACCAACAGCTGGAGCCCAAGGCCTCCCCCAACACCGGGCCCTGCCTCTGGCCAAGGTGGGACGCTTGACAGCTGTCGACTACATGGTGAAGGACAAAAGCCTGTACTTCGCTGAGGTGGGGAGCGACTCCATTGGGCTGCTGCGCCTGAAGGACTCGGGCCGGCTCTCCTGGAAGAAGGTTGTTGCTGTGGAGGGCATGGTGGTGTCCCTGGCCCTCGACTGGCTGAGCGGAAACCTGTACTGGATCGAAGGGCAGCCTACCAGCATCCATGTAGCCACGGCTGGGGGGCGGTGGgccctggtgctgctcagcgaggggctgcagggtgctgcCTGGCTGGCCCTCTGCCCTCGCGCCTCCACCATGTGCTtcatcacagcagcaggcagccgcaggcctggtgctgcagtggagTGCGCAGCCATGGACGGCAGTGGCCGCAGAGTGGTGTGGAGCAGAGCCCGCTCTCCTGCCGGCCTCACTTTTGGGGGTGCCAGCACCCGGCTCTACTGGGCAGACCAGG AGCGCGGTGCGATTGGCAGTGTAGAGCTGGATGGTTCCCACTTCAGGCTGGTGCGGGAGGGACTGCACGGTCTCAGGCTTTTTGCCATCGGAGATGGCTTTCTGCTCTGGTCAACAACCACAACCAATG GCTCCAGCAAGGTCTGGCACAGCCGGCTGGAGCAGGCCAAGAGCTGGTGGTTCCTGATGGAGCAAGAGTTGGTGGCCTTGAGAATTTACAGCCAGTTCTCACAGGAAG GCACCAACGGCTGCACAAAGAACAATGGAGgctgtgcccagctctgctTGCCCAACCCTGCAGGGCGGCAGTGCCGCTGCTCCCCTGGATACCACCTGGTGCGTGGGGTGACCTGTGCTCCAGTTCCACcatgcccagccctgctgcgaGCCTGCGCtgacctgcagagctgcatctcCGCACAGCAGGTCTGCGACGGGCACCCGGACTGCACCGATGGCTCCGATGAGTTGGGCT GTACCTTTGAAGAGGCGAAGACACAGGTCCCTGTGGTATCATCATCGAGGACATCCCGTGCGGAAGAGGAGAAACCAACTGTGCCCTCAGCTGCACctcagcagcccagccccagcctgcctgcagcccctggcCCCCGGCAGCACGGAGAACCCTTCCTGGCGACCCCAGACACGGAGGAGGTGCTGGGGGCCATGCCATGCAGCAGCGAGACATGCAACCTGCGTGGGGAGTGTGCCATCGAGGCTGGGCGGGTGATGTGCCACTGCGCCCTGGGCTACCGTGGGGACTACTGTGAGGAGGCAGAGGTACAACCATTGGCAGGACCCATCGCCCTGGGGGTGGCTGTGCTTCTGTTGCTGGCTGCGGCAGCTGTGGGGGCCCTGGCCTACATGCGGAAGCGGGataggaggaggag gacCTCAAGCACTGCTTCCACCCGAGTGCTGACGCTGTACCACCGTGAAAGTGACCCtgaggaagaagatgaggaggaggaagagcttCCACCCAAGAGTGATACCTTTGTGAACGAAGCCTATGACGGGAAAGAG GAGCTGCCGACCCGGCTTGGGAAGGGACCATCTCGCCCCAACACTGTACTTCCATAA